In Anomaloglossus baeobatrachus isolate aAnoBae1 chromosome 2, aAnoBae1.hap1, whole genome shotgun sequence, the DNA window CACATTGTTTAATATATGCCTATGGTCACACCACAacttttaattaaaataaaaaacatcatgTCCTCACCTAATTAAGTATCTTGATGAGTCCACCAGCGAGGTTTGGGCACACCAACGTGCTGGTGTCATGGCACCGACAAATACACAGGATGTCAGAGTCCTGATCGGTATTCTGACGTCCTGTGTGTGCACCAGCGATTGGCCAATTCGTCATCCTGCTGTTCTGTAGACCACAGGCTTAAAGCGACTTGTGCACGCCGATACAGTTAAAGGTAGCAGTAGCTCCGGATTTCCTCAAACTTTGCACACTGGGGCCAGGCTGTAAGAAACCACATAATTTTCTCCCATTGCACCATGATCCAATTTTGATATTCATATGCTTATTGTAGGCACTTTCTGAAGTGGACAAGGAGTTAACAGGAGCACAATAGACAGCAAGCTGTAATGTATCACTCTTCTGTGGCCGATAACCTTGTGGCTGGATATTTTTTCATGAAAATATAGTACACTGGCATGTTCAAGACAATTTCTTTCATtcagtttttgttttcttttactgGGTTCATCATGCAGTATAAATGGCATGTTAAAGGGAACCCCTCTTTCCAATGCTGATAGAGGTGATTAATAGAAATTAGCAAAGCTATGGATGTTAGGTTTGCAGGGCACATTACTGTAGCAGGATATCAAACTAGTGGGGAAAAAAGATGTAGAGTCCTCCCCATGTTTTATATTctgccacggtaaagcagacaggtgggggctggtattatcaggatgggaggcttTTTCCATGCTCACTATCAAAATATAGGAGGAgtctatgtcttttttttttaaactatttatttatttatttttaccctacAATACAgccaactgactgcaaccaatcacaaatgtggATACAGGGTGGGAGGcgtgtctgcagccaatcacagatattgGCAGAGGGTGGGTAGAGGAAGcattgaatattcatgaaccttaattagtggGTCCGGAAGAGAATCTGACTGTAGTGTGATCCTCCGGTAAAAACCGGGAAatacggtatgtataactatcctgctcttgctACCACTTAATTTCCACCACAGTCCCCTAGAGCTTAGTACGGCCAATTTACAGCCATTTTATAGCCCAAACGTGTcgcccccattgacttgtatgaggaTTGTTGTTCGGGGTTAAGTTCGGCGTCAAGTTCGCTTGCTGATcccgtttttatttttccactgctgGTCGACGAACCTGAAAATCCACGGGTTTGATCATCactaatcataccacatctcctgggccagggaggaaataaagtatacaaacattacagcacaggatcacaaataattctttctttgagatataacatttttaaaaaaagcagATAAATGTTttactcacaaaaagaatcagctgagaTCCCGTGTTGTGCTATCTGTATACCCTATTTTGCGTTCTCTGCTGCCCAAGAGATACGTtatgatcaaaccatgtccctgtacggatcAAACATGACCATTACTCTATACACACCAGGggaacatttataagattatctcagaaaaaaatatattttttttaaacacatcctatTGTGCAAATTATTATTCCAAAGTCAACTgaataaaatcaactttaaaatgaaccttgtttgtgggaaaacccttttaatttttttttcttgataaTTTTCTTACACCATGGTAACAGTTGGTTAATATGTAGATAATTTGGACATTAAATAAAAGGAATAAAGAGTGAACCTTTCAGTACCAGTTCTACAAAACATCAGATGGGTTTTCATCAGCTCTACATTGCAATTTGGAGATAAAGACCTTTTTGGAGCTTCTTACAAAAATTCCTGTGTATAGTGCACATGTATTATGATGGACACATTTTATTATGCATGGTTCATCTCACTATTCATTCATTGACATAATTCACATTCTTAAAGCGTAATAGTTGTTTTAATTTTCATAACATATATCAGTACACATGAAATAAGCAATTTTGCAATATAGCTGAAGTAAaacctgtattcagtgaagactttcctatttcaaagataggagatggcagttgttaggccggtgtcacaatcgcgagtgcctcgcgtgtatctcgcactATTCTCGCGTTGCTTtatccggcacggactcacactctcctcacaggagtgggtcagttgcatagagatgcatgcaacgacccgctcctgtgaggagagtgtgagtccgtgccggataAAGCAACGCGAGAATAGTGCGAGATACATACGAGGTACTCACAAGTGTGACATCGGCCTTACTGATAGAAGCGGGGGAGGGGCAGAGatttgcctttagctcctccctctacctctaactcctccctctgcctctagctcctacctCTTCCCGTcattatagaatctcatcagtatctgccatctcctctcagtactaggaaagtcttcactgaatacggaTGTTACCTCAGAATTGatcattttgataatgactgatcaattctagcagagaaagaagcagatttctctgataaaaaatattacaaagttgcttattgtttgtgtattattgatttatgaaataaaaattcatGAAAAATTGCATTTGTGTGTTATAGGACATGTGTTATCTATACTTTGGTTTCTTACTTGATCTATATGTATCTATCTCACATGATACCATTTATATTTCAGGCTAACAGCTGTACATATTGGCTGCGTCTAGATAAATTAACTTATTCTTGGTCAAGTGTCAGATGGATTAAATACAACAACATTTAGCAAGGCCTGTAGAAGGCCATATGGTAAAGTGATGGTTCTTCCACTTACTACCCTGTAAGGCCTTATTCACATGTATGTATTTTTCCATCAGTTGTATGACAAAGCCAGGAATGGAATTTACAGAGAGATACTATGATTGAAAGATTGACACTGATGTGTGAATTAATCTTCAGTTATCAGCCCTTGTTCAAAGCTTATAAATAatgcacacatactgtatattccctTTATCTTCACGCACAGTTCATAATACAATATTTTGAGGCCCCACATTTCATTCATTCCATACTATTCTCATAAAACCTCATTCACATGACAGTTTTGCGTTTGGTGTTGTGTGCTGTCGGTGTTTTACACTGTTTTGATTGAAGAGTATATAGATATAGCCCTGTTAATCCATAGCTTCTAATTTGACCAATGAGATTGATTTTCTTCTTCAGTATCCAGATTGTTTGTTGTCTTCTTCATCAAATGGTAAATCCGCACTGGGTCATCATGAATCAGCTCTTCTTCACCTCTACATTCTGCTGAAAGCTGCTCACTGTTCAGGTAAATGCTGGATCTAGATAACATAACATTTGCTCTGTCCACTTCTTTAAAAGTCCGGATACTCTTTGGTTTTGCTTTATTCTTTCGACTTTTACCAGGTCTTTTTGGATTGAGATCAAGATCAGCATAGCACATCTGTTCCTCTGGATCCATCAGCTAAAATAATGAACAGCACAATAAATAACACAGAATTTTTGAGGAATTGCCAAGCtgcaaaaatatttttaaaaaatctccCATAAGGTAGAATACCATTAATACATAAATAATATTCACTTTACCTATTCCCCAATGCTCCTGTTTTAACATTAACCAGGCCCAGTATCGGATTGTGATGCCAAGGGCCCACCCATAACATTGACTCTGGTGGCCAAGTGTTCCAttccatgcaaatattacattacccTCATTCATAAATGTACCAACATTAAACTTGGTAGTTTGTTAGATAAATTATGTGATCATACAGTATCTTTATACATAGtgaattaaggggtactttgcacactacgacatcgcagctgcgatgtcggtggggtcaaatcgaaagtgacgcacatccggcgtcgctgtcgacatcggagtgtgtaaatcatttttgatacgattaacgagcgcaaaagcgtcgaaatcgtatcaatggtgtagtgtcggtcatttccataatgtcgcggcagcgacaggtacgatgttgttcctcgttcctgcggcagcacacatcgctgtgtgagaagccgcaggagggaggaacatctccttacctgcgtcccgcggatcacgccggctatgcggaaggatggaggagggcgggatgtttacgtcccgctcatctctgtccctctgcttctattggtcgcctgccgtgtgatgtcgctgtgacgccgcatgacccaccccattagaaaggaggcggttcgccagccagagcgacgtcgcagggcaggtaagtgcatgtgaagctgccgtatcgataatgttcgctacggcagctatcacaagatattgcagcagggactattgcgctcggcatcgctaccatcggcttgcgatgccgtagtgtgcaaagtatccctaagtgtattgtgccaactactgctcaTGTAGCGGgtcattcctgcacaggggcccaccaCTTCCTCAGTGGGTCTGTGTGATGCAGCCCAGGCCCCTACCTTCTCTTCCAGCAAGAGAGGCATGTGATCAGGATGGAACAAAAAGTGCAGAGACCAACTCTGCCTTTCCTGCTCAATCCAGATAAATATGTGACAGCATCCGCAAATCACGATGGTCACCACTGCGGCTGCTTATTAGCTGCAAAGGTCACATGAATATCCAAACCACAATCCAATTGACTGAAATGACAGAATGAGCAGAATTTTCAGTTAATAAAACACGTTATACTAAATTATTTCCCTGTGAACTATATATATCAATCTACTCAGCATGTGCTCTGTGGCACGTTACCTGCAGATTGATCAGCACTTCTAATGTGACCCCCATTGCATATATTTATAGTCatagccgaaagtgttggcacccttgaaattgttccataaaatgaaTACTTCCATAAAATTAATTATTGCAATTGCcaatttgttatacacatgtttattttcctTGTTTGTATTGGAAAATAcaagaatttcacacaaaactcaaaaaaatgggttggacaaaattgttggcactctcaGCTTATCCTATGGCagaacaccctttggaataaataactgaaataaattgctTTCTATATTCATTAACAAGCTTCTTATACTtcttaactggaattttggaccattcttcttttgcaaactgctccaggtctctcatatttgaggggtgccttctcccaacagcaattttcagatctctccacaagtgttcaatgcAGTTTAggtccagactcattgctggcctcTTCAGAGCTCTTCAGAACATtgattccatccatttctgggtgctttttgaagtatgtttggggtcattgtcctgctggaagacccatgacctagcaagcaaatccagctttctgacactgggcactacactgtgacctaaaatcctttggtaatcttcagatttcatgatgccttgcacacagtttaGACATCCAGTGTTAGAGGCTGCAAGACAACCCGAAAACAAAtatgagcctccaccatatttaaCTGTAAGTACTATGTTCTCTTCTTTGTAGGCCTTATTCTATTTTTGGCAAACAGTAGAGTGATGTCCTCCTGGGTCTCTTACCATAGCGTAtcctttcattcaaatgttgacataTAGTTCGCACTGATACTGATGCACTCTGCAcctgcaagacagcttgaatttctttagaacttgattggggctgctaatCCACCATATGGACTATCTggtgttgcaacttttcatcaattttatCTGCTgttcacgtccagggagattacctAAAGTGCAATGCGTTGtaatttcttgattatgttgtgcaccatggacaaaggaatatcAAAATGTCTGGAACTAAACTTATAACCTTAAGATTGttatatttttcaagaattttGATTCTTCAGTCCTCAga includes these proteins:
- the TRAT1 gene encoding T-cell receptor-associated transmembrane adapter 1, which produces MQMLAPLVIVTLAFIISLMINIAHCRVKRKKVNVMKYSSQGTISYDQQYIENNPIYGNLSLPILDQNNDECCYESMANHHERNIQENQLMDPEEQMCYADLDLNPKRPGKSRKNKAKPKSIRTFKEVDRANVMLSRSSIYLNSEQLSAECRGEEELIHDDPVRIYHLMKKTTNNLDTEEENQSHWSN